TGTTCAGTCTCCGAGCTGATGGATGGAGAGCAGAGGGATCTGCGATCACATAGAGGAAACCGAGGGTTTCCTCAAAGTCCTATGATAAAAATGTCAATATATCTCCACGGTTACTCTCAAACCGATGAGGCTGATCATATACACCGGGAAGGGCGGAGTGGGAAAGACTTCCACATCGGCTGCCACGGCATACAGGCTGTCCAAGTTGGGATACCGCACGCTTCTGATGAGTACGGATTCCGCGCACTCTCTGGGCGACTCCATGGGCATCAATCTCGGAAGCGAGATCAAGACGATCTCAGAGAACTTCGATGCGCTGGAGATCGATATCATCCACGAGATGAAGACCAAATGGTCCGACATCCAGTCATATGTCGCCGATTTCATGGTCTCCCAGGGGATGGGAAGTATCACTGCGGAGGAGATGGCGATTTTTCCAGGGATGGAGATGATCTCCGCATTGTTCTACGTCAATCAGTTCTACAGAGAGAACAGCTACGACGTTATTGTCATGGATACCGCTCCTACAGGGGAGACTCTCAGGCTTCTAAGCCTGCCTGAGGCCGCCAATTGGTATGTGATGAGATTCTACGGTACCTTCAAGAAGCTCATGGCATTGGCCCGTATGACCGTAGGTAAAGTATCCAACGTACCTCTCCCTTCGGCGGAGGTGATGGATACGGTCGACATCCTGAAAGAGACATTCCAGAGTGTGAGTGAGATACTGGATGATCCGAAGTGCACCACAGTGAGGCTGGTGCTGAATCCAGAACAGATGGTCATCAAGGAGACCATGCGCGCATACACCTATCTCAGCCTGTACAACAGGAATGTGGAGATGCTGGTGGTGAACAAGCTCTATCCTGACGAGGTGCTGAACACCACTCTGTTCAAGCTCAAGAAAAAGGAGCAGGCAGAGCGTCTGGAAGAGATCCACAGGGCATTCGACCCCATGGAGATCAAATACTGCCACATGAGGAATGTCGAGCTCAGGGGACTGGAGATGCTGGATGCGATGGCCCAGGAGATCTACGGCGACGAGGATCCTACGATGGTATACTCCTCAGAGAGTCCGATGTCCTTCCGTACGGAGAACGGTGAGGACCATCTGGTCATGAAGATGCCGTTCGTAGAGGCTGCCGATGTCGAACTGTTCCGTGTGGATTCCACTTCCCTCATGGTCCATGTTGGAAGTCAGAAACGCAATATCCATCTTCCTGATTCCTTGATCTCAGCAGAGATCCTAGGCGCAGATTTCATAGACGATGAACTCATTATCAAATTCAAGAGGGAATGACATGGTGACCGAGAAGGACATCGACAGATTCGTCTCTGACAACAAGGAAATCATCGAAAGGATGATGTCCATCCAGAAGGACAATGCTGAGCTGGCGAAGAGGAAGGGCGAGGAATTAATCGCCACCGTTTTCAAAGCATTCCTGGACCCCGACGTGCAGAGGCATTTCATGGCATCAGGATTCGAGATCTTGGCCGGACTCACAGCCCTTGTCCAAGCGTCACCTACGCCCGATTTCATCAAGGATGCTGTCTCGGATTTCGATAAGAATCTGAGGGTGGCGGCATGCAGGACCAACGAGGATTGTTTGGTCAAGAGGAAGATCAAGATAGCTGAACCCGCAGAAGAGACCGTTGAGTGACATGGATATCGAAACAGTTCTGATGGGAAGGGCCTTCGTCAACGGAGAGCTCAAGTATACTGAGATAGGGATCAACGAAGGGAAGATCGTCGCAGTCGGAAGCTATGTGAGCGGCGGAGAGAGAAGGGTCGAACTGGGCACCAGTATGACCGTCCTTCCCGGTTTCGTGGACCCCCATGTGCATCTCAGGGATCCGGGGATGACGCAGAAGGAGGATTTCTCGACAGGGACCTTGGCTGCGGTGCATGCCGGAGTCACGACGGTCCTGGACATGCCCAATACAAAACCTGCCGTCTACGACTTGGACACGCTGATGGACAAGAAGGCGCACATCAAAGGACGTTCCTATGTGGATTACGGTTTGTTCGCAGCGATAACGCCTAACATCAACGCAGGCATGATGGCCAGATACGTCCCAGGTTTCAAGCTGTTCATGGGTTCGACGACCGGAAACATCCTTCTGAACGATGATGAGGAACTCGTCCCCGCAGTGGCGGATGCTTTAGCCACAGGCAAACGTGTCAGCGTCCATGCGGAGGACGATTCGATGATACTGAAGGAACCTGAGAACTGTACAAGGGATCATCTCAGGAACCGTCCCGCGAAAGCGGAGCACAACGCCATCTCGAGATTGGCGAAGCATTTCTCGGGCAAGAAGATCAACATCTGCCATATCACCACTCCCGAGGGATTGGATTTGGCCACGAACGCCGGATTCACGACAGAGGTCACCATGCATCATATGATGTTCGAGGTTGACCGCAACAGCGATGCATTCTTCAAGGTCAACCCGCCGATACGCGACATCAACAACCGCGACGCGCTCTACAATAGGTTCCTGGCAGGAGATATCACCATGTTCGGAACGGACCATGCCCCACATACCCTGGCCGAGAAGAGTAAGGATTTCGATTCAGCACCGGGAGGTATGCCCGGAGTGGAGACCACCATGCCCATTGTCATGAACATGGTCCGCAAGGACACGATCCCGATCTCACAGGCTGTCAGGATGGGTTCCACAGCACCCGGACAGGCATTCTCTCTGCCTAAAGGCGAGATAAAGGTCGGTAACGATGCCGACTTCTGCATCTTCGACATGAGGAAGGTCACCAGGATCGATCCGAAGGCGCTTCACAGCAAATGCGGACACACCCAGTATGCTGGTATGGAGGCAATCTTCCCCGATAAGGTAATAATAAGGGGCGAGGTACAGGTGGACGGTTACGAATTCTGCGGAGAATGCAGGGGAGAGGATATGTTTGCCTGAATACGAGGTCGATTATTCGGAGGTAATGGGAAAGCTGGTCTCATGTCCTGAGGAGTGCGGTATGTGCTGCCTCTGTCAGCCGGAGGTACTCCCGGAGGAGCGTCCGTTCTTCAAGAAGAATTACCCCCAGTTCCTCGTAAGGACCAAAGGCCCTCAGCCATACAACGCCCTCGCTCTGAAGAAGGGCTGCGGTTCCTGCGTCTTCCTTGAGAACAGGAGATGCAAGGTCTACGACCACAGGACAGCCTACTGCAGACAGTTCCCATACCACCTCTATGCAAGCGATAAGGTCAAGGTCGAACTGGACCTCTCATGCAGAGGTGCCTGGTACGGAAAGGGCAACGATGCCGTGGCAGAGGCGAAGGCGCTCGTCAAGGCCGCCGAAGGAAGGATAGCGGAGGCGCTGGCGGAATCCAAGGAGGTCTACCGCGAATTCTTCTCCAACTGCAAGGAGGCAGGGGTCTACCAGGATCCCTCGATGCTCCGTATGACCGTCTCCGAGAACGCATCGATGTTCTCCAGCCTAGGGTACCTGAGCCGTATCATGGACATGTCCACGGTGGAACCCATCATGGCATTGGCAGGCATCCGTCCGGAGACTCAGCTCGACATGCCGTCGCTGGAAGAGGCAGGACGCGATCTTGCCATGGATTCCATGTCATCCAACGATCCATTGAGTGTGCCTGTGTACTGCGACAAGGATTGGAATTGGAACATGTTCATGGCCCAGAACGGAAAGATAGAGTGGAAGGTCATGGATGATGAGGGGGATATGCACCAGAAGGGTTCCGTCGATGCGGATGCGATCGCTCTCAGGCTACCCGATCCCGAGGGCACCAAGGTCCTGATCGATTATGTCAACACCCTCAACCAGAGGGACAGCTTCATGGGAAGCGTCTTCTCCATCATGGACCTCAACGGGTACGAGGACGACATGACCAACTCCTACTTCGGCAGCATGGCTGTCACCGTCATGGATCTGTTATGGAGGATGTCTATGCTCGACCATTTCATGGGAACGGGTGTAGGGGCCGAGGGTGTAAGAGAAGCGATCATCTTCTACGACATGGATCGTTTGGACGCACCCACGATTGGTGCGTTTATCTAAACTGATGCCACCCTTTATTAGTGAGCGATTAGATTCTCTCTCATGGATGGTCCAGCAGCCAATGCGCGTCTCGCTTCACCCGACGTTCTGAAAGGAGTCATAATCATCCTTATTGTCTTGGTTCACATAGTGCTGCTGACCAACACCGGAAGCGAGGAGGGGAGGGTACAGCCTCTCGTCCTTCAGATACTGTACCTCGGATTGATGACATTCTTCCTGCTGTCGGGATACTTCTACAGACCTGGCAGAAGCATAATGGAGAACATCAAGAAGCGTACTCTCCAGCTATTTGTGGCGCTCGTCATATGTGCTGTCGCATTGCCCATCATAACATACTGCTGGCTGGCGCTGATGGGGCAGCCTTCCGACATCTCGGACATCCTTGATGCGTTCATAGAGACCATGGATCTGGACGACCTCTTCGTTAAAGACGCTATGAATCCCACTCATGCTGCATGCTGCACGTGCGTCGGTTATTACTACCCGTGGGCCATGATGGGCGGATTCCTCATATTCTACACCCTTGCGGATTATGTGATGAACGACTATAGGAAGATAGCCGTCGCCATCGCTGCCCTTCTGGGAGTGACCGTATTGATCGTTCTGTTCTGGAATGTGAAGATGCCGTTCCAATTCCACCTGGCGCCCATAGCCGCATGCTTCATGCTGATAGGTGCAACTCTGGCCAAGGTCAATCTCTTGGATAAGATCGAATCCTTGGAATGGAGATCCGGAAGGTATTGGCTTCCTCTGGTCGTGTGCCTGGTGGCAGGTGTAGGCCTGTGCTTCATCCTCCCTCCGGGAGTGAAGTTCGATTATCTCGAGTTCGGCAATCATGGTGTATGGTCGCTGTTCCCCTATGTCATCGAAGCTGTCTGCATGTTCGTCGTGTATCTGTATCTGGCCAAGCTGTTCTCGAAGATCCCTGTATTATCCAAGTTGATCGAGATCGCAGGCCAGCACAGTCTCGGGATACTGCTGCTGCACGGATTCATCGCAACTCTGATCTTCGCCCCGTTCTTCACTATACCCACCACCAGCTGGTTCCCTACGGATCTGAACACGGTGCAGAGGGTCATCACGGCATTCGCAACGATTATACTGTGCATCGTTATCTGCAGGTACGGACCCAAATTGCTCAGCAGGGTACGCGGAAAGGAAGCGGAGAACTGAATCTGACATCGATTTAAGGGATTCGACCGAACCGCTACCTTAAAATATACTTTGTTTATAGCCTCAAAAAGTATCACCCACGGTAGGCTCTATCGTGACGGTGTGTTCGTCCCTAGAGGACGGACGAAAATCACAATCCACAGGAGAGAACAAAAATGTCTGGAGCAGGTACACCCGCACAGGGAAGGCACAACAAGTACAAGACACACATCCCCTGCCGCAGGTGCGGAAAGCGCGCCTACCACGTCAGGAAGGGAGTCTGTGCTTCCTGCGGTTACGGAAAGACCGCAAAGATGAGAACATACGCTTGGGCCAAACTCCGCGAGTGATGTGAGATGGCTGGTCCGAATCATAGTTGCGGAGTAGTCGCGATTTCTGCCGATTACGATGTGGCTTCTGATTTGTACACAGCACTCACCATCATACAGCACCGCGGACAGGAGAGCGCAGGGATCTCTGTCTACAACGGCGCCACCATTAGGACCGTCAAGGGACAGGGATTGGTCAACGTGGCCATCCCCACAAGCTCCCTTTCCCAGCTTCCCGGCCATTCGGGAATAGGTCACGTCAGGTACGCAACTATGGGTGCGGTCGGTTACGAGAACACCCAGCCTCTGAACGTTTCGACCAACTTCGGCGAGATCGCCGTGGCTCACAACGGTGAGCTGACCAATTATAACGAGCTCAAAGAGAAGTACATGAAGGAGGGTTGGGTCTTCTTCACAGGATCCGACAGCGAACTGATCCTCAGGCTTCTCGGTAAGTACCTTGTCGACTTCGATCCGATCGAGGCGGTCCACAAGATCATGGACGAGCTCGACGGCGCTTATTCTGTGGTTTTCACTATCAACGGCAAGACATACGGATTCAGGGACAGATACGGCTTCAGACCCCTGATCCTCGGAAAGCTCGACGGAGGATACATGCTCGTGTCCGAGAGCTCCGCGATTGAGGCCCTCAAGGGAGAGGTCATCAGGGATGTCGAGCCCGGGGAGATCTGCGAGATCACCAACACAAGCTACAAATTCACACCTTACGGAGAGGATCACCCCCGCGCACACTGTATGTTCGAGTGGGTGTACTTCGCAAGGCCCGATTCGGTCATCGACGGAAAGACCGTCTACGATGTCCGCAGGGAGATCGGAAGGGTCCTGGCAAGGGAATGCCCCGCCGACGTCGACTTCGTCATGCCGATACCCGATTCTGGACGCGCACACGCGATCGGATACGCCATCGAGGCAGGAATCCCCTACGAAGAGGGATTCATGAAGAACCGTGCCGCAGGCAGGACATTCATCCTTCCGGAGCAGAAGCTCAGGGAGACGGCCGTTTCCATGAAGATGATCCCCATCAGGAGCGCCGTCAAGGACAAGAAGGTTCTGATCATCGACGACAGCATCGTAAGGGGAACAACCCTGAAGATCCTCATCGGAATGCTCAAGGATGCGGGTGCTAAAGAGGTAC
This region of Thermoplasmata archaeon genomic DNA includes:
- a CDS encoding dihydroorotase: MSDMDIETVLMGRAFVNGELKYTEIGINEGKIVAVGSYVSGGERRVELGTSMTVLPGFVDPHVHLRDPGMTQKEDFSTGTLAAVHAGVTTVLDMPNTKPAVYDLDTLMDKKAHIKGRSYVDYGLFAAITPNINAGMMARYVPGFKLFMGSTTGNILLNDDEELVPAVADALATGKRVSVHAEDDSMILKEPENCTRDHLRNRPAKAEHNAISRLAKHFSGKKINICHITTPEGLDLATNAGFTTEVTMHHMMFEVDRNSDAFFKVNPPIRDINNRDALYNRFLAGDITMFGTDHAPHTLAEKSKDFDSAPGGMPGVETTMPIVMNMVRKDTIPISQAVRMGSTAPGQAFSLPKGEIKVGNDADFCIFDMRKVTRIDPKALHSKCGHTQYAGMEAIFPDKVIIRGEVQVDGYEFCGECRGEDMFA
- a CDS encoding ArsA family ATPase, with protein sequence MRLIIYTGKGGVGKTSTSAATAYRLSKLGYRTLLMSTDSAHSLGDSMGINLGSEIKTISENFDALEIDIIHEMKTKWSDIQSYVADFMVSQGMGSITAEEMAIFPGMEMISALFYVNQFYRENSYDVIVMDTAPTGETLRLLSLPEAANWYVMRFYGTFKKLMALARMTVGKVSNVPLPSAEVMDTVDILKETFQSVSEILDDPKCTTVRLVLNPEQMVIKETMRAYTYLSLYNRNVEMLVVNKLYPDEVLNTTLFKLKKKEQAERLEEIHRAFDPMEIKYCHMRNVELRGLEMLDAMAQEIYGDEDPTMVYSSESPMSFRTENGEDHLVMKMPFVEAADVELFRVDSTSLMVHVGSQKRNIHLPDSLISAEILGADFIDDELIIKFKRE
- a CDS encoding acyltransferase, giving the protein MDGPAANARLASPDVLKGVIIILIVLVHIVLLTNTGSEEGRVQPLVLQILYLGLMTFFLLSGYFYRPGRSIMENIKKRTLQLFVALVICAVALPIITYCWLALMGQPSDISDILDAFIETMDLDDLFVKDAMNPTHAACCTCVGYYYPWAMMGGFLIFYTLADYVMNDYRKIAVAIAALLGVTVLIVLFWNVKMPFQFHLAPIAACFMLIGATLAKVNLLDKIESLEWRSGRYWLPLVVCLVAGVGLCFILPPGVKFDYLEFGNHGVWSLFPYVIEAVCMFVVYLYLAKLFSKIPVLSKLIEIAGQHSLGILLLHGFIATLIFAPFFTIPTTSWFPTDLNTVQRVITAFATIILCIVICRYGPKLLSRVRGKEAEN
- a CDS encoding 50S ribosomal protein L37e gives rise to the protein MSGAGTPAQGRHNKYKTHIPCRRCGKRAYHVRKGVCASCGYGKTAKMRTYAWAKLRE
- a CDS encoding YkgJ family cysteine cluster protein — encoded protein: MGKLVSCPEECGMCCLCQPEVLPEERPFFKKNYPQFLVRTKGPQPYNALALKKGCGSCVFLENRRCKVYDHRTAYCRQFPYHLYASDKVKVELDLSCRGAWYGKGNDAVAEAKALVKAAEGRIAEALAESKEVYREFFSNCKEAGVYQDPSMLRMTVSENASMFSSLGYLSRIMDMSTVEPIMALAGIRPETQLDMPSLEEAGRDLAMDSMSSNDPLSVPVYCDKDWNWNMFMAQNGKIEWKVMDDEGDMHQKGSVDADAIALRLPDPEGTKVLIDYVNTLNQRDSFMGSVFSIMDLNGYEDDMTNSYFGSMAVTVMDLLWRMSMLDHFMGTGVGAEGVREAIIFYDMDRLDAPTIGAFI
- the purF gene encoding amidophosphoribosyltransferase — its product is MAGPNHSCGVVAISADYDVASDLYTALTIIQHRGQESAGISVYNGATIRTVKGQGLVNVAIPTSSLSQLPGHSGIGHVRYATMGAVGYENTQPLNVSTNFGEIAVAHNGELTNYNELKEKYMKEGWVFFTGSDSELILRLLGKYLVDFDPIEAVHKIMDELDGAYSVVFTINGKTYGFRDRYGFRPLILGKLDGGYMLVSESSAIEALKGEVIRDVEPGEICEITNTSYKFTPYGEDHPRAHCMFEWVYFARPDSVIDGKTVYDVRREIGRVLARECPADVDFVMPIPDSGRAHAIGYAIEAGIPYEEGFMKNRAAGRTFILPEQKLRETAVSMKMIPIRSAVKDKKVLIIDDSIVRGTTLKILIGMLKDAGAKEVHVRIGCPPVIAPCFYGVDMKTRDQFIANKHSIEEIREIIGADSLGYISLEGLVEAIGFKAEDLCLACVNNKYPTKIAGEEYRFTQ